TATACAGTTCATTAATGAATGGACAGATATACGAAGAATGGTGTCCTATGCAGAATTTTGAGAAGAAAGTCAAAATCTCACATTAATCCAAGAAATCTTTCTGCATCTCGGAGATGCTTGAGGAAGAGATCCCAAATACCCTCAGTCAAtttgttccttcctttcttcattcaaACCGTTCGGGGCACAGGGAATCCACTGTgcacaagacagaaatagatcCTGTTCTCTTGGAGCTTCCGTTGTACCGCCACGCAAAGATTAAGATAGGATGCTGTGATGGTGACTGTAGGCCTACTTTGGTCACTTGATGGGCACAATTTGTGCTCTGGGTTGCTTTCTCACACTTTTGGTGgcgtttttttccttttaccccTCTTCCTCCAGCAACACGCTCAGACGATTCCGCCGCGCTGCCCTGGTTCTCCACTCAGTGCGCCTGCGCCCAAGCCTGGCCCAATCGGATATAGCCCAAGGCTGTATCGAGGGCGGGATTGGTTCCTCAGCTGGGGAAGCAGAAAGGGGCGGGGCTTTATCCCGAAACCTGTGGCTGCTGGCTGACGGAAGTGAGCTGGAGACTCGGTAAAGTTGTTGTCGCCGGAAGTCTGGGGGAAAAACGCTACCGGGTGATGGCGGCAAAGGCTAAGGCAgaggaggtgggtggggctggtcTCGCCCAGCGGTTGGGAGTGTAGGGGCGTTTGCGGCTAGACGAAGAGGCGGTGCCAGGGAGTCAGAGAGGGGGCCGCAGACACTGTGGGGTCGGGGTCGGCGGTGAGGGCGCCCGGCCTGTCGGGAACCGCGGGGAATCACCTGGGCCGTCCGGGAAGAAGCTGAACCGGCCCCGCCTCCAGCTTGTCCTCCGCCGCAGATGCCGGTGGACGGCGCAGAGGAGCAGCATCCCCCTGCGGCGGCCGAGGAGTTGGCCGCCCAGAAGCGCGAACAGAGACTGCGCAAATTCCGGGAGCTGCACCTGAAGCGGATGAGTCGCCCCAGAGGCCAGCTGAGACCTGTCACGTGGCCAGGCCCGTGCGCGTTTGTGGAGGGACGAGGAAGCCGCACCAGCGCGTGTGACAGACCTGCAGAGCTGCATGAAAGTTCGGTCCCGGTGGTTCTCAACCTGGCATCACACTGAAGTCACTCTGAGAACTTTTAAAAGCTAGACATGCTTAGGTCTCACTTCCAGAGTGTCTGATTTGATCAGTTTCTAAACACagacattgttatttttttaagcatccTCTCCCCGCACCCTCCTCTTAGCTCAAGTGATTCTGTCAAACCTTTCTTTTTATGGAGGGGGATACCGTGGACCAGAAATGGAAAGTAACTTGTCTGTTGTCACGCAGCAAGTTGGCGTCATTCATCCAAAAACAGCCCCTCCCCTAATGGCCTCTAGTGTGCTATAGCCAACTATCAACAGATGGTGTGGATACAGCGGTAAATATGGTAAGGCTTCTGCCCAGTTATGGAGGCAGATCCATAACCAATAACTACTTCACGATTTGGTAAATGGTATGTTAGAGGGAGAAACGAAGTGCCTCAGAAGTGCGGAGAAGAAGACTGACAACTAGAGACTAAGGTGACAACTAAGCTGCTTGAAAAATGGGTAGGATATTATCAGACAAGTAaaggagttgggggaagtggtATAGAGCAGTAGGAACGAGAGCAAAGGAAAAGTCCTCATTTGGATAGGAGGTCAGCAGGCAGCTGGAGACAAGAGGTATGTGTGAGGACGGTAGTTATCTCTATTTGCCCAGAAAAACGCAATCCAAAAACTAGTGGGACATACTTAATTCACTTgaaatattgtaaaaaaaaaatgaggccagATGATATGTGAAGAAGCAATGATATAATTCAAACATCCCCCTTTTGCAATCTTTAATGAGTCACTGGATCACAGTCAGTGGCTGTGAACAtcacaaaaaggataaaatcagAGATTATGTGTCTCCTGATAGAAGTATGTAGCACCAGTTTCATATAAGTAGACttgctaaaaataaatctaacctaaattggggccttccctggtggtccagtggtaaagaatctgccttaaaatgcaggggatgcgggttcaatccctggtcggggaactaagatcccacatcccacatgccacggggcaactaagcctgcgcgccacaactactgaacttgcGCACCTCagctagagcccgtgtgccgcaaactacagagcccacgcactctggaacctgcatgccacgactagagaagagaaaacccgcacgacactagagagaagcccacgcaccacaacgaaagatcctgcatgcctcaatgaagattccgcgtgccgcaactaagacccgacacagccaaaaataaaattaaataaataaataataaataaatcttttaaaaaaatctaacctgAATTGGATGAAGCCACTAGATCTACTgaccaatttacaggaaatacaggggTCAAAAAATACGTTATAGGACATTATAGGGAGACAACTAGCAGATACCACTTTGGGAAACAATAGGACAGTCAACACAGTTATTTTCATACTCCTCAAaacaatggataaaaaagatggaaACTATACATTAAATAAATCTTAAGAGGTGTACATGCATATTGACTAATCACAACATGTGGGACTCGTCTGAATTCCAATTCaaacaaactgtaaaaataataatgagggcttccctggtggcgcagtggttgagaatctgcctgccagtgcaggggacacgggttcgagccctggtctgggaagatcccacatgctgcggagcaactaggcctgtgagccacaactactgagcctgcacgtctggagcttgtgctccgcaacaagagaggccacgatagtgagaggtccgcgcaccgcgatgaagagtggcccccgcttgctgcaactagagaaagccctcacacagaaatgaagacccaacacagccaaaaataaatgaataaataataaaaataaaggaattcctttaaaaaaaataataataataatgaacactTATGAGACCATCAGGAAAATATGAACACTGACAGGATATTTGATAATAAGGAATTATTTGGGGAGTGTGCTGATGGTATTGTGGTTAAAGAGATACTACAATATTATAGGTAGAAAAGAAAACCAGCTAGAAATCAGGAAATTTGGGTTCTTGGCCTAACTCTGCCACTAACTCTGTCACCAAAAACTTTCTGGACTTCATAGATAATAGGAGAATTAGATTGTAGTCCTTCTCATACCACCTTCATGGTTTATACTGTAAGTGTGACCACCTGTCCACTTgctcagtgtttttatttttttaatgtattttatttttggctgcgttgggtgttcgttgctgcacgtgggctttctctagttgtggcgagcgggggctactcttcgttgtggtgcgcaggcttctcattgcggtggtttctcttgttgcggagcatgggctctagccacgcgggctctagagcacaggctcagtagttgtggcgcacgggcttcgttgctctgcggcatgtgggatcttcctggaccagggctcgatcccgtgtctcctgcattggcgggcggattcttaaccactgcgccaccaaggaatgCCCCCTCTGTTTTTAAAGGGAGACTAAAGGAGGTGTTAAGATAGGTGTTTTTAGAGGTGTTAAAACTGAAACTTTGTCTTCAACCCAATCTGaattaaaaaaggaatgagaaatgGAATCACTTTCTCAGTATGTGACTGTGTCATTCAGTAGTATCTAAAATCATCTCAAGGACCTCTGTACAGCAGAACTCatagtttgggaaatgctgtttCAATCCAATCCTAAGCGACTTGCTTACATCACACAGCCAGGGAGTAGTCAAGTCAGTATATTTCTCAGGCCTTCTTACTCCCAAACTATTGCTCTTTCCATCTTTATCACATGGTTCCTTGAAGGCAGTAAAATAATACTTAAAGGTATAGGTATTGGTGTTTACCTCTCTTCCCCCTACATGAAATCTCTTCAGTACAAACACACTCGCACACAAACTTCTCCAGTGGCTCCCTTCCTTTCAGGATAAAATGCATAAGTCCATTTTCGATGGCCTACCATACAAGAAGATAGGTAACATTTATCTGGATTTGTTTCCATACCTCTGCTGACAAACTTTGTGTCCTGGTGGTAGAATGAAGCTCGAAAATTAAATCACCAGGAAGTTGTGGAGGAAGATAAAAGACTTAAATTACCTGCAAATTGGGAAGCTAAGAAAGCTCGTTTGGAATGGGAAttgcaggaagaagaaaagaaaaaagtaagtgcACTCCTGCCACCTTCATAAGCTGTGTATTCAAATATTATATTGTGTTTTGTTGAGGCGGTATATTGCATGGTAGTTAAGCATTAAGCATTCCAgctctggtttcctcatctgtaccttAGAGAGTTGtgagaataaaatatgtaagaaatttacaacactgcctggcacataattaCAGCCACATAATGGATATTAGGGTAAAAGGTTAAGCTACAGTAACAAAAGCTCCAACAATAAGAAAAGATAAAGCTTATGAGTCTCTCCTGTATCAGTTCCCAGTTGAGCAGCCCAAGTCACCTGGCCTGATGTAGCTGCAAGGGACGTTGAGAAATGGGCAGCCATGAGCCCagaaaggaggggagaaaggattTTGATGGACACCTAATGTGTCCCCCACAGCTATTTTTGGTGTCAGTTTTATAGATGTATTATTTTCTTACAGATATAGCAGATTCCACAATTTTCTTTGTAAACTGGCCACTTTACTGTCTTGATGGCAGTCTTTAGGCCTTTGATTTGAAAGGAATTAAGGAATTGTATAAGGCAATAAAGCTAATGTTTTTTCCCCTCGTTTTAGGAATGTACAGCAAGAGGGGAAGACTATAAGAAAGTGAAGTTGCTAGAGATCAGTGCAGAAGATGCAGAaagatggcagaggaaaaagaggaggaaaaacccCAATCTGGGATTTTCAGGTAAAAATAGCTTTTACTTTATTGAATGGGCCTATTAATAGCCCATTTAACAAGTCTAATAATGCCCCACCCAACATCTAAAATAGTATGGGTtctcattttttcagattatgCTGCTGCCCAATTACACCAGTATCATAGGTTGACAAAGCAGATCAGACCTGACATGGAAACTATGAGAGACTGAGAGAAAAGCAGTAAGTTGATGTGATTTAAAAGCATACATTATGTATGTTACTGGAAGGCCTTGCATTTAAGAGTGCTGATTCTGGAGCTTTGCTTCCTGGCCTTgggtcctggctccaccacttagtagctgtgtcacacaatttttctctgtttcctcatctgtaaatagggAATAACAACAGTgcccacctcacagggttattatcaagattaaataaattcataCAATGCCCTCaatcagtgcttggcacatacaAAGCACTGTATATGTATTGGCTATTATTTATCATGATTATTACTGTTGCTATTACCCTTATCCACAGGTAAGGGACACAGTAATACTTTCTTTCATCATGCACGGTAAACAATGCTAAACTGCACTCCTTACCTAATTATGTAAGACAGGTACTGTGCTAAAGATCAAGACTGTTTTAATAGTGATAGTGTAGAGAGTGGAGAGGGCTGTAAATTGTGCCCTCAATTGAGCATGTTACTAAGCTCTCCCACTGTATGAACTTCGTTAATTCCATTAACCTGTGGTCCTCAGCCAACTCATTTGGGCTTTggagggtttgttttgtttttgtttttgtttttgtttttggccacgcataatgcaggatcttagttccggatcagggatcgaacccacgccccctgcagtggaagcatggagttttaaccactggactgccagggaagtcccaggagtagatatttcttaaatatcttttttttggtCTGAAATCTATTTCTTTGCAATCAAATATCTCAAAGTTTTCCACTTTTGACCACTAAACATTGTCCAGCTCTGAAGGTATAGGATCTTTTTTCGTGTTACTCACCACTTCACTCTTTTTCAGTGGAGAGGAGTTCTACCCAACATCTAACAGTCTTCTTCATGGAACACATGTGCCTTCCACAGAGGAAATTGATAGGATGGTCGTAGACTTGGAAAAGCAGTAAGTACTACAAATGCAGCCTAAAGTTTTAGTAGTGATTCATGCTTAATAACAAAATTAACTATATGGTCTTGAAGTGTAGCAACTGGATTGAAGTTAAGGAAcatttgaattattattatgaaGAATGGTCCCATTCACCACCACTTTTatatgtgtggggttttttttaaatatttttattggagtataattgctttacaatgtgttagtttctgctgtataaaaaagtgaatcagctatatgtatacatatatcccatatcccctccctcttgcgtctccctcccacccttgctctcccacccttctaggtggtcacaaagcatcaagctgatctccctgtgctatgcagctgcttcccactagctattttacatttggtagtgtatatatttcagtgctactctctcacttcgtcccagcttaccctccccccactccactcccctcctcaagtccattctctagtgtGTCTttatcctgtcctgcccctaggttcatcagaaccatttttttttaagattccatgtatgtgttagcatgcagtattttttctttctgactgacttcactctgtatgacaaacactaggtccatccacctcaaataactcaaatttcatttcattttatggctgagtagaattccattgtatatatgtgccacatcttctttatccattcatctgtcgatggatacttacgTTGCTTATATGTGTTTTGAATGGGGTTACACTAGGCAGAATCTAGAGTACGTATAAAAATTCTCTCAACATAATATATCACCACTCATATTTCAGCGTGAACCTGGGTAATTTCCCAAACTTCAGACCAGATCATCTGATGATACTGTTAACTTACAAGATTAAATTCAAGGAGAATGCTCATTGAACATATATCCTTGTAGGATGCTTTCTAAAGATATTGCTTTCAGTCTTATCTATTAAGAAcaaaaaggagggacttccctggtggcacagtggttaagaatccacctgccaatgcaggggacacgggttcgatccctggtccgagaagatcccacatgccgcagagcaactaagcccgcgagccacaactactgaagcccgcggtcctagagcccatgctctgcaacaagaggagccaccacaatgaagagtagcccctgctcaccgcaaccagagaaaaggccgcgcacggcaacgaggacccaacacagccacaaataaataaataaataaatttattttttaaaaaagaaaaggaaattgcaatcattgttgcttttgttgtggtcatccatgtacaatgcttggtgtcagtctatttatctcttgtaaaaataaaatacagtgtgtgtgtgtggaaaaaaaaaaaaaaaagaaaaccttctctaaaaaaaaataaataaataaataaataaaaataaataaaaaaagaaaaggaaagcagctTTGAATTCTGTATATTTGTTTCCGTTACAGAATTGAAAAACGAGACAAATACAGCCGGAGACGTCCTTATAATGATGATGCAGATATTGACTACATTAATGAAAGGAATGCTAAATTCAACAAGAAGGCAGAAAGATTCTATGGTAAATATACAGCTGAAATTAAACAAAACTTGGAAAGAGGAACAGCTGTCTAATCTCCTTCAGGAACTGTTCTGACTGCCAAATTGTACCAGTAAATCAGGActctttccttttataatttgtaAAGACATGTTTTACAAATCTGTGTATTTtcatacttatatatttattattcatttgttttagaaaaatctgTCTTGTATTTCTGTTTAAAGTGTGTGCTTAATGTGTGCACTCTGCTAGGCTTAAAATCCTTAGGTACGAACACAAGTCATCATCATGCTGAAATCTGTCATACATTTGACTTGACCTGGAGTTGAACTTGGGAGCTTCAGAGGTGAGATGCTAAATTGGCACTAATTCTTCTTATAAGCTATGGTAGGTAGTGAAAGGAAGGCAGTGGTCACTGGAAATTCAACCTAATCCCTCCCTGCTCCAAGAGGTCACAATTAGCAGGTGCTTGCCTGTCCCATGTTCCATCCCATAGCCCAGGTCCATTTATGGGGCAAGCATAGAGGGTGGGAGACTGATTCTCCGATAGCATTTTACAAATATGCCATCCTTCAAAAAGCAAATATCCCTTGGAAGAAGGTTAAAACACTTGGTGAAAGTattattaaaatacacataatacaatcttttttttttaaaggctaactGGAATTCTAACCTTATTTCAACTGTAACTAAAAAATTAGGACGTGATTTTAGTAGTAATTATGGGAAACAGACGATAGAAAACCTGAAGTCAGGAGTAGCCCATGAAAGTGAAGATTATTTGTGCCATGTTATGTGAATAAAAACATGCCTAGGATTGAGATCAGTATAAGCTGGGCACACTTACTGATCAATGAGTAGGAAGCTCTGATTTAGCTAATGACGGGCTTATAAAGATGGTAATATAAATGCTAATAAAGGTATATTCAATGTACTGTGAATAGGAAAATTTTAACATTGTGGTACAGTCATATAACTATAGAATGAGACAGATCTAACATGAATAGATGCTCTTACCTATATAAAGAGAGGTTTGTACAggcatagaaaaaaaatccaggatgTGCACCATACTATTTACAGTGATTGCTCCTAGGGAAT
Above is a window of Balaenoptera acutorostrata chromosome 1, mBalAcu1.1, whole genome shotgun sequence DNA encoding:
- the LOC103010385 gene encoding LOW QUALITY PROTEIN: pre-mRNA-splicing factor SYF2-like (The sequence of the model RefSeq protein was modified relative to this genomic sequence to represent the inferred CDS: inserted 1 base in 1 codon), which gives rise to MPVDGAEEQHPPAAAEELAAQKREQRLRKFRELHLKRNEARKLNHQEVVEEDKRLKLPANWEAKKARLEWELQEEEKKKECTARGEDYKKVKLLEISAEDAERWQRKKRRKNPNLGFSDYAAAQLHQYHRLTKQIRPDMEXYERLREKHGEEFYPTSNSLLHGTHVPSTEEIDRMVVDLEKQIEKRDKYSRRRPYNDDADIDYINERNAKFNKKAERFYGKYTAEIKQNLERGTAV